The genomic region CGGTGCAGGTGATCGCGATTCAGCACGAAGGGGGCACCGTGCGCGCCACCGAGCGCGGCATAGCGGCGGCGCGGCAGATGGTCGACGATCTGGCGCGCGCGCCACGAGAGACGTGCGATCTCACGGAGCTCATCCTGTCGGTGAAGTGCGGGGGCTCGGACTACACCTCTGGCCTCGCGTCGAACCCGGCGCTGGGGCGCGTCGCGGATCGGCTCGTCGATCTCGGCGGCGCGGTGGTGCTCGGCGAGATCGCCGAAATCATGGGCGCCGAGGATCTGCTGGCGGCCCGCGCCGTGACGCCCGACACCGGCGCTCGCCTGTTGCGGGTCGTCAACCGCGTCGAATCGGAGGCGATGTCGCTCGGTCTCGATATCCGCGGCACGCAGCCGGCGCCGGGCAACATCCGCGGCGGGCTGACGACGATCGAGGAGAAATCGCTCGGCGCGACCCACAAGGGGGGTGAGCACGCACCGCTCACCGACGTCGTCGGCTACTCGGCGCGGATCACCGAGAAGGGGCTGACGGTGATGGACACGCCCGGCCTCGACGTCGAGGCGGTGACCGGCATGGTCGGCGGCGGCGCGCAGGTGGTCGTGTTCACGACCGGGCTTGGCAC from Vicinamibacterales bacterium harbors:
- a CDS encoding UxaA family hydrolase, translating into MTAPRATFQGYRRPDGRVGVRNHLLVVPTVICSSVVADRVAASVAPVGTSLPHTAGCGQLGPDLLTTHGTLAAYCAHPNVGAVIVMALGCEQVVAQHLAETARRAGKPVQVIAIQHEGGTVRATERGIAAARQMVDDLARAPRETCDLTELILSVKCGGSDYTSGLASNPALGRVADRLVDLGGAVVLGEIAEIMGAEDLLAARAVTPDTGARLLRVVNRVESEAMSLGLDIRGTQPAPGNIRGGLTTIEEKSLGATHKGGEHAPLTDVVGYSARITEKGLTVMDTPGLDVEAVTGMVGGGAQVVVFTTGLGTPTGNPIAPVIKITGNARTAVSMADNIDLDVSGVLDDRETLDQAASRLFDRLLAVCAGDATATERLGFREFAIYRRNPTI